The Sediminicola sp. YIK13 genomic sequence TTACCATCCCACATCATCATGTTTACGAACCTAGTTACTAACTGGTCGTTAAACCTTGGATCCGGCAATAACGGTCTCTTTTTGGCCTGTTTTTTTCTCATGTCTTCTCTTTAAAAAGATTTAATTACTTCTTAGGTCGTTTAGCTCCGTACTTAGATCTACGTTGGGTTCTTCCAGCAACACCTGCTGTATCCAATGCACCTCTAACGATGTGGTATCTAACACCTGGCAAATCCTTTACTCTTCCGCCTCTTACTAATACTATCGAGTGCTCTTGAAGATTGTGTCCTTCTCCAGGGATGTAAGCGTTCACCTCTTTACCATTGGTCAACCTAACCCTTGCAACTTTACGCATTGCAGAGTTTGGTTTCTTTGGTGTTGTAGTGTAAACACGAGTACAAACCCCTCTTCTCTGTGGACACGAATCCAAAGCAGCCGATTTACTCTTCTTAGTAATTGTGGCCCTTCCTTTTCGTACTAATTGTGAAATTGTTGGCATACTATATATTATATGTATAAAACTTACCCTCTTTTAAGGGCTGGCAAATGTAGCAATTATTACTAATAATTCAAATTCTAATGCATTAATTTCCAATGTTTTTTGAAAAAAGATTTAAACAGCGCTTTTTAAGGCCCAAATAATGAGCTCCAAATGAGTAGTTTATAATCTCCAATGTCTGTTATGCGGCCTATCGGCAAAATTTAGCTTTAATCTTGGAAGCTTAATGAAATATGAACATCATAACTTTTGTAACCAAAATTAGTCTTTCATTATCCATTTCGTAATTAACAACGGCTTCTATTAGTACCCCTCCATATATTGGCAACATCTTAAATATTTATTAAAATTAGTTTGGATTATTAACATGAAATTATGATTTTAGCGGTCAGCTAATTCAAATAATTTAAAAATGAGAACAAAACTAAATGGAATCTTAACGCTATTATTAGCGTTTGTTGTGCATTTGACTTTTGCACAAGAAAAAACGATTTCGGGTACGGTGACCGATCAAGACGGTCTTCCGCTGCCTGGAGTCAACATTGTTGTAGTAGGAACCACTAACGGAACCCAAACAGATTTTGATGGTAACTATTCCATCCAAGGAACTTCGGGCCAAACCCTTTTGTTTACCTATATAGGTCAAAAGGAAGTGAGAATGCCAATTGGAGCAAGCAACACAATTAATGTTCAAATGACAGAGGACGCCCAAGCTTTGGAAGAGGTAGTTGTTACCGCCCAAGGTATTAAAAGGGAAAAGCAAGCCTTAGGTTATTCTGTAGCCACAGTTGGCTCAGAAGATTTAGAGCAAAAGACTGAAGGTGATGTAGGTCGTGTCCTAAGAGGTAAAGCTTCTGGGGTGAACATTACGGCCCAGAGTGGTATTTCAGGATCTGGAACTAGCATCGTTATTAGAGGTTTTCAGTCGTTTTCTCAAAACAACCAACCACTATTTATCGTAGATGGTGTTCCTTTCAGTAGTGATACAAACGCAGGGGGCTCTTTCGTAGATGGTAACAACGGTTCTAGCCGTTTCTTGGATTTGGATCCAAACAGTATTGCCAGCGTAAGTGTCTTGAAAGGTTTATCAGCAGCTACACTATATGGTGAGCAAGGTAAGAACGGGGTAATCTTGATTACCACTAAGAACGGCTCTACAGGAGCTAAAAAATCCAAGTCAGAGATTTCTGTAACAACGTCTTATTTCTTTAACGAAATTGCATCCATGCCTGAATATCAGGACGATTATGGAAACGGTTTCGACCAAAGATTTGGATGGTTCTTCAGTAACTGGGGACCTAGTTTTAGAAAAGATGGAGTAACTGGTTGGGGAAATCCATCTAACTTTCCTGGTATTTATGATTTAAATACTACTGACGCAACAATAAGACACCCTTACGCCACAGCAAGTAGTGCTACTGGAATTCCACAGGCATTTCCAGAATTGGCCAATGCTAGATACAAATGGCAACCTTACAACAGTGTACAGGATTTCTTTAGAGTAGGTGGTGTTTCCAATGTATCTGTTAACGCAACAGGTGGATCTGATGACGGAAAAGTATCCTATAATGCCAGTTTTGGTCATTTGGATGATGAAGGGTTTACCCCAGGGAACAACCTTACAAGAAACAACATCGGTATTGGTGGTAAAGCTCAGTTGAGCAACAAGTTCACCATAACAGGTACTATGAACTACTCCAGAACAGATTTCAAGAGCCCACCGGTAGCGGCGAGTACAGGAAATGGTTCTTTTGGTAGTGGATCATCTGTATTTGGAAACTTGTTCTTTACACCACGTTCTGTGGATTTAATAGGTCTTCCTTTCGAAAACCCAATTACAGGAGCAAGTACATACTATCGTCAGAACAACAGTATCCAGCATCCACTTTGGACGGTAAAAAATGCGCGTAACGAGCAAGTTACCAACAGAGCATTTGGTAACCTTACAACAGTTTACAACCTTACTGACAACTTAAATTTAACCTACAGATTTGGTTATGATGTTTACAACGAGCGTAACATCAACTACCAGAACAAAGGTGGAGTTGATGGTAGTGCGGCTACTTTGAGCGGTATTTACCAAACTTGGGACAACAACAATACCATCTGGGATCACAGTATCATTTTAAGTGGTAACTATGACCTTACTGAAAAATTGGATGTTAACATAACCGCTGGTGGAACCACCAGAAGCACAAACTATGACAGACAAGGTGTTGCAAGTAGTGGACAGAATGTATTTGGAGTGTTGAGACATTTCAACTTTGACTTACAGGATGAGATTCAATTCACAACCTACCAAAACATTGCAGGTCTTTATGCACAGGCTGATTTTGGATATGACAGAATGTTCTATGCTACTTTCAATGCTAGAAATGACTGGGTTTCAAATCAATCAAAAGAAAACAGATCTTTACTTTACAAAGGAGGAAGTTTCTCTTTCATTCCAACACAGGCAATCGAAGGACTTACTAGCCAAGGAGGTTTAAATTACTTGAAGATTAGAGGTGGTTACGGTGAATCAGCAGGATTCGCACAAGGGTTCCCAACTTCTGTAGATTTAAATATAGACACTCAGGCCTTTTTAAATGGTGATGGACAAACAGTAGTAACCAACTCGGTTTCAAACACTGTGGCCAACCCAGACATCTTACCTGAGCGTTACACAGAATATGAAGTAGGTATTGAATCAAGATTGTTCGATAGCAGATTGAGCCTAGACGTATCCGCTTACAAGCGTATCACAAAAGATTTGATCGTTAACAGACCTTTGGATCCTAGTACAGGAGGTACTTCCACCCAGACTAACGTAGGGGAGATAGAAGGTGAAGGTTTAGAAATAGACTTAGGTTTAGACATCTTCAGAAGCGCTAAAGACGGTTTCAACTGGAGTGTTAACTCTAACTTCAACACCAACAACGCGGTTGTAACAGATTTGGGAGCAGATACAGATTTGATTGTATATGCTGGTTTCTCTAACTTGGGTAACGCTGCCATCGTAGGTGAGCAACTAGGTGTAAT encodes the following:
- the rpsL gene encoding 30S ribosomal protein S12: MPTISQLVRKGRATITKKSKSAALDSCPQRRGVCTRVYTTTPKKPNSAMRKVARVRLTNGKEVNAYIPGEGHNLQEHSIVLVRGGRVKDLPGVRYHIVRGALDTAGVAGRTQRRSKYGAKRPKK
- a CDS encoding SusC/RagA family TonB-linked outer membrane protein, producing MRTKLNGILTLLLAFVVHLTFAQEKTISGTVTDQDGLPLPGVNIVVVGTTNGTQTDFDGNYSIQGTSGQTLLFTYIGQKEVRMPIGASNTINVQMTEDAQALEEVVVTAQGIKREKQALGYSVATVGSEDLEQKTEGDVGRVLRGKASGVNITAQSGISGSGTSIVIRGFQSFSQNNQPLFIVDGVPFSSDTNAGGSFVDGNNGSSRFLDLDPNSIASVSVLKGLSAATLYGEQGKNGVILITTKNGSTGAKKSKSEISVTTSYFFNEIASMPEYQDDYGNGFDQRFGWFFSNWGPSFRKDGVTGWGNPSNFPGIYDLNTTDATIRHPYATASSATGIPQAFPELANARYKWQPYNSVQDFFRVGGVSNVSVNATGGSDDGKVSYNASFGHLDDEGFTPGNNLTRNNIGIGGKAQLSNKFTITGTMNYSRTDFKSPPVAASTGNGSFGSGSSVFGNLFFTPRSVDLIGLPFENPITGASTYYRQNNSIQHPLWTVKNARNEQVTNRAFGNLTTVYNLTDNLNLTYRFGYDVYNERNINYQNKGGVDGSAATLSGIYQTWDNNNTIWDHSIILSGNYDLTEKLDVNITAGGTTRSTNYDRQGVASSGQNVFGVLRHFNFDLQDEIQFTTYQNIAGLYAQADFGYDRMFYATFNARNDWVSNQSKENRSLLYKGGSFSFIPTQAIEGLTSQGGLNYLKIRGGYGESAGFAQGFPTSVDLNIDTQAFLNGDGQTVVTNSVSNTVANPDILPERYTEYEVGIESRLFDSRLSLDVSAYKRITKDLIVNRPLDPSTGGTSTQTNVGEIEGEGLEIDLGLDIFRSAKDGFNWSVNSNFNTNNAVVTDLGADTDLIVYAGFSNLGNAAIVGEQLGVIAGSRIARNENGEFLVSGSGNYIEEEVDENGLLPVIGNPNPDWTLNVTNNFSFKNFNMSFLFNHVQGGDIYTSTVATLLGRGLTTDTSDRENVYVLPGIAPDGNPNTVQINNSDYYFSNVLFGPAELQVYDATTLRLQEISLGYSVPKKHLDNTPFGSVSFTLTGFNMWFKAFNVPDGTNFDPNVAGVGVGNGIGFDFLNGPSSKRYGFSVKATF